Genomic DNA from Desulfuromonas versatilis:
GCTGGCCATGAACAGTCCCTCGATGGCGTGCAACTCGTCCAGGTAGGTAAGCTGGGCTTCCCGAAGGGCCTGGGCGAGGTGTCCGGTGCGCTGCTCGAAAAGCAGCTGGGCGCGGTTCCATTCGCCGGATCTCACCTGGAAAAACAGGACCAGGGTGAAGGCCAGGGCGCCGCCGAACAGGACCAGGATCGCGAGCCGGCGGCGGGGGGGCCGGCGCAGCAGCTCCAGGCGCCAGGCGCACACCAGGGGCAGAACGATCAGCACTCCGAGCGTATCGCCCAGCCACCAGCTCCACCAGAGGTTCGCCCCTTGTCCGGGCGCCAGGGCCCCAGTCGCCCACAGCCAGGCCCAGGCGAGCGTGGCCCCGCCCAGGCAGGCCAGCGGCCCGCCGAGCAGCATCGCCTTGAATGTCTCCTGCGCCTGGGCGAAGGGCGGGGTTGGGCCGGCCCAGCGGCGCACCAGCCATACCCCCAGCAGGGCCTGGAGGGTGGCGGCGCCGGCCATTGCGGCGGTGGCCAGGGGCGATTTGAGCAGCGCCGCCGCACCGACGGCCTCGGCGGAGCTTCCCAGGTAGGCCAGAAACGCCCCCAGGAACACCCCCGGCCAGGTATCCCGCCCCAGCAGCAGCAACCCGGCCAGGGCCACTCCGGCGGCCGGCCAGAAGCAGCTCTGGAAGCCGGGAGGGGCGGCCAGCAGCAGCGCCAGTTTGCCGGCCAGAAAGCAGGCGGCTGCCAGCCCGGCGATGCGGACCGGCCGGGAAGGCGAGAGGCTGCCGGATCGGTTGGACATGAGAATCCCCTGGCCGCGACGGCCTTCTGGAGGGTTTCGGGATGATTAGAATAACTATAGAAAAGCGCTGGGGATATGCAAGCGGGTCCGCTGAGGCGTCGTGAGGGTGGAATGTTGACGACGAATGGCGCAGGGGTCTGCTAGACTGGTGGCGAGCCGCCGACACCCTTCCAGCCGATGAGGATCGCCATGACCGATCTCTGCCGATGTCCCTGGGTCGACCCGAGCAAGCCCGATTACCTCGCCTACCACGACCAGGAGTGGGGCGTTCCGGTCCACGACGACCGCCTGCAGTTCGAGTTTTTGCTCCTCGAGGGCGCCCAGGCGGGGTTGAGCTGGTACACGGTGCTGCGCAAGCGCCAGAACTACCGCGAAGCCTTCGACGGCTTCGATGCGGAAAAGATCGCCCGCTACGACCAGGCGAAGATCGAGGCGCTGCTGCAGAACCCGGGGATCATCCGCAACCGCGCCAAGATCCAGGCGGCGGTCCTCAACGCCCGGGGCTATCTCGCCATCCGCGAGCAGTTCGGCAGCTTCGACGCCTATCTCTGGGGGTTTGTCGACGGCCGGCCGATCGTCAACGAACTGCGCACCCTGGCCGACTATGCCGCCACATCGAGGCAGTCCGACCTGATGAGCCGCGACCTCAAGCAGCGCGGCTTCAAATTCGTCGGCTCGACCATCGTCTATGCCCACATGCAGGCCGTCGGCATGGTCAACGACCACACCCTGGGCTGCTTCCGGCGCCGAGAAATCATTGATGGGTACGGTGAGGCGGCTGGAGGGTGAAGCCGGAATCAGGAGGGCAGCTATGGCTGTGGCCTCTGATCAGCCTATGCCAGACTGCAGGAGAGAAGTTACCACGAAGGACACGAAGGACACGAAGGACACGAAGGACACGAAGGACACGAAGGACACGAAGTTAAGACCCATTTCTTTTGGTTCTTCTTCGTGATCTTCGTGTCCTTCGTGGTGAAAAGTTTCCCCAAAAGAAACCTACTCCTCAACCAGATCGTCTTCGGCGAAGATATCGGCCACCACCTCGAAGAGTCGCTCCCGGGCCTCGCCGTTGTCCTGGGCGGAGCGCAACTGGGCGAAGATCTTCTCCAGGCGGCGGCGCTCCTCCTCGCGCAGAGGGCGCACCCGGTTCGCCAGGTGTTCGTCGATGGTCAGGGTGCCGCGCTCGGCGTGGGTGCGGCGCGAAACCAGGCTGTGGTGGAGCCGGGCGCGGCCGAAGACGATGTGCGGGACGTTGATGCTGCGGGTCGGCCCGGCCACCAGCAGCTTGTGCCCCAGGGGCATGTTGAGGATGCGCACGTCGATGAGCTGGTCGGCGGCCAGCAGGGTCGAGGCGGCACCCACCCCGCCGCCGATCAGGGTGCCCAGCAACAGCGAGGCGCCGCCCACCGCCGCGTCGAGCAGTCCGCCGACCGCAGCGCCGCTGAGCGTACCGAGCCCCAGCAGCTGCAGCCGCGAGAGGCCGAACAGGCGCAGGGACTCGGCGGAGAACAGGCCGTGCTCCTCGAGCAGTTCCAGGCCTGCTTCGATCCGCTCCAGGCGCCGGTGGTCGTAGATTTCCTCCACGGCTTTGCGGCAGCGCCGCTCCATCTCCTGCAGGCGTTTGCGCCAGGCGGCTTCCAGGGGGGGCTTCTCGGTTTCGGTGGGGGCGTTGGGCGCGAGCTTTTTCTCGATCTTCAGGGTCAGCATGCCGGAGAGGGTGTCGGCGACCAGGCGGGCGGCGTGCAGCCTGCGCTGGATGCGGTCCTGCTCGAGGCTTTCCACCGCTCTTTGCAGCGGAGCGCGCCAGGCCCCCTGCAGCTGGCCGAAGGCGCGCAGCAGCTCGGTGCGTTTGTGGAAATCGGCCTTGAGCGCGTTGAACACCCGGACCACGCTGAAATACTGGCCCAGCGCCGCCTGCCAGGCGTCGATATGATCGGCGGGGCCGATGGGGTTGATCAGGGCCATACGCGGCTGGCCGGTCCAGCGCAGGATCTCCATCTCCGCCTCGTACTCGG
This window encodes:
- a CDS encoding DNA-3-methyladenine glycosylase I → MTDLCRCPWVDPSKPDYLAYHDQEWGVPVHDDRLQFEFLLLEGAQAGLSWYTVLRKRQNYREAFDGFDAEKIARYDQAKIEALLQNPGIIRNRAKIQAAVLNARGYLAIREQFGSFDAYLWGFVDGRPIVNELRTLADYAATSRQSDLMSRDLKQRGFKFVGSTIVYAHMQAVGMVNDHTLGCFRRREIIDGYGEAAGG
- a CDS encoding GTPase/DUF3482 domain-containing protein, yielding MSEPKFAVVGHPNKGKSSIVSTLAHDDSVAIGRIPGTTTRCRTYPMKVDGEVLYTLVDTPGFQRARAALAWMKQHETTADKHPAVVQAFLAAHRDGEHFFDECELLTPVMEGAGILYVVDGSLPYGPEYEAEMEILRWTGQPRMALINPIGPADHIDAWQAALGQYFSVVRVFNALKADFHKRTELLRAFGQLQGAWRAPLQRAVESLEQDRIQRRLHAARLVADTLSGMLTLKIEKKLAPNAPTETEKPPLEAAWRKRLQEMERRCRKAVEEIYDHRRLERIEAGLELLEEHGLFSAESLRLFGLSRLQLLGLGTLSGAAVGGLLDAAVGGASLLLGTLIGGGVGAASTLLAADQLIDVRILNMPLGHKLLVAGPTRSINVPHIVFGRARLHHSLVSRRTHAERGTLTIDEHLANRVRPLREEERRRLEKIFAQLRSAQDNGEARERLFEVVADIFAEDDLVEE